A window of Mycolicibacterium madagascariense genomic DNA:
GCGACGTTCCTCGTCGCGCTGACCGACGCCATCGGCATCGGCACGGGGTTGGCGATCATGGGCATCCCGCTCGCGCTGCCGCTCGCGTCGCTCGTCTTCCTCGGCGCGTTCATCCCGCTCATCGGCGCCGTCATCGCCGGCGGCCTGGCCGTCATCGTGGCGCTCATCGCGAAGGGCTGGGTCTTCGCGCTCATCACGCTCGGTCTGATCGTGGCCGTGCAGCAGCTGGAGTCGCACGTGCTGCAGCCGCTGGTGATGGGGCGCGCGGTGTCACTGCACCCGCTCGCGGTGGTGCTGGCGATCGCCGCCGGTGGGGTCAGCGCCGGAATCGTCGGAGCGCTGCTGGCCGTGCCGCTCGTCGCCGTGCTCAACAGCTCGCTGCGCGTGCTGCTGGCGTCGGATCCCGATGCCGAGGAGCAGGCGCTCGACGACGACACCGGCCCGCCCATCTCGTCGGGCACGACGGACGACATCGAGGCGATCGACGCCGAGCGACGAGGTTAGAGCCGGCCCTCGCGACGCAGCAGGTCGGCAGCGCTGACGCCGCCACCGCGACGCTTGGGCTCGTCGGCCTCGCCTCGGGTGTCGATCTTCTCGGTCTGGTCGGGCTCCGCGCGCTGCGTGGGGATGGCCGTGGTCGGCGGTTCGGCAGCGGGGGCCGCCGGGGGCGCCTGACGCCGGGCGACCGTGGGCCGACCGGCCTCCGTCGGACCATTCGGGGTGGTCGCGCCGCTGCGCAGATCGCCGAGCCACGATTCGATCTCGCGGTTGCCGTTGGCGCTCGATCCACGCGAACTCGTCGCGCGGGCTTTGGCCGGGGTGCGCGGCGGGGTGGCCGGACGGGCCGGGTCCACCCTCGGCGTGCGCGTGGTCGGCGGGTCCACCGGCGTCCGCGTGGTCGGCGGGTCCACCGGCGCGGCGGCCGGCATCCGGGTCGTCGGCGGTTCGGCGGGCGGAGCGGCCGGCGTCGCGGGCAGGCGCGTCGTCCCCGCGGCCGAGGGCGGGCTGACCCGCTGCGGAGCGACCTTGCCCGTGGTGGCCGACCTTGGCCCGGCCTGCGGATGGGTCGGGTCGTGCGGCGACGGCAGCGCGCGCATCGGGGCGCCCGCGCCGACGAGTGCCTCGGAGTCCGGCTCGGACTCCCGGGCGGTCGGGCGCTTGCGCTCGTCGGGCAGTTCGACCTCACCGAGACCGAGTCGCTCCTGGATGCGCTTCATCCACCGCGGTGCCCACCAGCAGTCGTCGCCCAGCATCTTCATGATCGCGGGCACCAGGAACATACGAATGATGGTGGCGTCCAACAGAAGTGCGAGCAGCAGACCGAACGCCAGGTACTTCATCATGACCAGGTCGGAGAACACGAACGCGCCGGCGACCACCGCGAGGATGAGCGCGGCGCCGGTGATCAGCCGGCCGGTCGTGGCGGTGCCGATGCGGATCGCCTCGGCGGTCGACATGCCGCGCGCCCTGGCCTCCACCATGCGGGACACCAGGAACACCTCGTAGTCGGTCGACAGACCCCAGATGACCGCGATGATCAGACCGATCATCGGCGCCATCAACGGCTGCGGGGTGTAGTTCATCAGGCCCGAGCCGTGCCCGTCGACGAACATCCACGTCAGGATGCCCATCGTCGACCCGAGGGTCAGCGCGCTCATCAGCGCGGCCTTGATGGGCAGCACCAGCGATCCGAACGCCAGGAACATCAGCACCGTCGTCGTGAGGATCAGCACCACGACCATCAGCGGGAGCTTCTCGAAGAGGCTGTGGATGCTGTCCTGTTCGAGCGCGGGCGTGCCGCCGACCCAGATCGACACGCCCTTGGGGGCGCTCAGGTTGCGCAGTTCCGCCGTCTTCTGCGCGGCGTCGCCGTTGTCCTTCAGGCCGTTCTGCAGGACGCACGGCAGGTCCTTGGACATGCACGGGTGACCCTGGCCGTCGGCCCCGATCGGGATGGCGGGGTTCTTGACGTCCGGTGCGACGGGCCGCTCGTCCCAGGTGCCCGTGAACCCGGTGACCTGGCTCGCCTCGTTCTTGACCTCGGCGATCTGCTCCGGCGTGGCGTGCTGGATGACCAGCGTCAGCTTCTGGGTCCGGTAGCCGGGGAAGCTGTCGTCGAAGGTCTTCTGCGCGACGCGCACCGCATTGTCGGGGGGCAGGTACTTCTCGCTGATGCCACCGAGCGCCAGCTGCCCGAGCGGGATGACGAGCAGGATCATGACGATGACGATGGGCAGCGCGAACGCGCCGGGCCGCTTCATCACCTTGTTGACCAGCGTTCCCCAGAAGCCCTTCTCGACTTCTTCGCGGGTCTTGGTCTTCTGGGTCTTCTCGGACAGGAAGTGCAGCCACCAGACGGTGATCCGGCGGATCAGCGGCACGTATCGCGCCAGGACCAGGATCGCCGTCACGGTCGCGACGAAGATGACGATGCCGAGCAGGACCCAGAACAGTGCGCCCTCGACGATGCCCGCATCGCGCAGCGCATAGATGCCGTAGGCCAGGCCGCCGTAGGTACCCAGGTAGCCGAACAGCAGACCGATGAGGGCCAGCGTGGCGCCCTGCTCGCCGGTGTGCTTGATCTTGATGCGGGCGATGTGGCCGAGCGCGATGCCGACCGGGGGCAGCAGGATGCCTGCCGGGATCGAGGCCAGCGCGAGTTGACTGCGTCGGGGGTTGGCCGGGTCGGAGTGGATGGTGTCCGGTTCGGCGAACTTGATCAGGGACTTCACGCCGAGCGCGTCGACGCGCGGGCCGAGGAGCGCCAGGCCCGCCGCGAGCACGGTGTTCGACAGGATCGCCGCGAG
This region includes:
- a CDS encoding MMPL family transporter gives rise to the protein MFAWWGRMVYRFRYAVIGIMVALCLGGGIYGASLGQHVTQSGFYDETSQSVAASELGDDVYGRDRLSHIVAVLDAPSGKKVNDPQWSKQMKDELDKVVADHPDQILYWRGYLENPTGDPTTNAALANNGTRTFIVMPLKGNDDDTILKNYKTIQPDLQKVDDGQIKLAGLQPIASELTGTIGDDQKRAEVAAIPLVAVVLFFVFGTVIAASLPAIIGGLTIMGALGIMRVVANFTPVHFFAQPVVTLIGLGIAIDYGLFIVSRFREEIAEGYDTETAVRRTMMTSGRTVMFSAVIIVASSVPLLLFPQGFLKSITYAIIASVMLAAILSNTVLAAGLALLGPRVDALGVKSLIKFAEPDTIHSDPANPRRSQLALASIPAGILLPPVGIALGHIARIKIKHTGEQGATLALIGLLFGYLGTYGGLAYGIYALRDAGIVEGALFWVLLGIVIFVATVTAILVLARYVPLIRRITVWWLHFLSEKTQKTKTREEVEKGFWGTLVNKVMKRPGAFALPIVIVMILLVIPLGQLALGGISEKYLPPDNAVRVAQKTFDDSFPGYRTQKLTLVIQHATPEQIAEVKNEASQVTGFTGTWDERPVAPDVKNPAIPIGADGQGHPCMSKDLPCVLQNGLKDNGDAAQKTAELRNLSAPKGVSIWVGGTPALEQDSIHSLFEKLPLMVVVLILTTTVLMFLAFGSLVLPIKAALMSALTLGSTMGILTWMFVDGHGSGLMNYTPQPLMAPMIGLIIAVIWGLSTDYEVFLVSRMVEARARGMSTAEAIRIGTATTGRLITGAALILAVVAGAFVFSDLVMMKYLAFGLLLALLLDATIIRMFLVPAIMKMLGDDCWWAPRWMKRIQERLGLGEVELPDERKRPTARESEPDSEALVGAGAPMRALPSPHDPTHPQAGPRSATTGKVAPQRVSPPSAAGTTRLPATPAAPPAEPPTTRMPAAAPVDPPTTRTPVDPPTTRTPRVDPARPATPPRTPAKARATSSRGSSANGNREIESWLGDLRSGATTPNGPTEAGRPTVARRQAPPAAPAAEPPTTAIPTQRAEPDQTEKIDTRGEADEPKRRGGGVSAADLLRREGRL